The following coding sequences lie in one Actinomyces capricornis genomic window:
- a CDS encoding ABC transporter ATP-binding protein: MGYHDHPVCAPATFTLASGQALALVGINGAGKSTLLRTCLGLLPAVRGRVELLGSGPDPRSASQRANVAVDLGEASFYPSLSLEEHLRLVCFGHGVPRAEETVREMLVELDLMPLARALPDQLSSGQRRRVSLASVLLRPRRLLVLDEPEQRLDHLMRLELAGRLIEECEAGGAVLMASHDPELVAAAATRVLLVGHNTRLMGVEEGVAAMRQGE, from the coding sequence GTGGGGTACCACGATCACCCCGTGTGCGCCCCGGCGACCTTCACCCTGGCCAGCGGCCAGGCCCTGGCACTGGTGGGTATCAACGGGGCGGGCAAGTCCACGCTGCTGCGCACCTGCCTGGGCCTGCTGCCGGCGGTCCGCGGACGGGTCGAGCTCCTGGGGTCCGGCCCGGACCCGCGCAGCGCCTCCCAGCGCGCGAACGTGGCCGTGGACCTGGGGGAGGCCTCCTTCTACCCGTCCTTGAGCCTCGAGGAGCACCTGCGCCTGGTCTGCTTCGGTCACGGCGTCCCCCGGGCCGAGGAGACCGTCCGGGAGATGCTGGTCGAGCTCGACCTCATGCCCCTGGCCCGGGCCCTGCCCGACCAGCTCTCCAGCGGCCAGCGCCGTCGGGTGTCCCTGGCCAGCGTGCTCCTGCGGCCTCGGCGCCTGCTGGTCCTCGATGAGCCCGAGCAGCGCCTGGACCACCTCATGCGCCTGGAGCTGGCCGGCCGGCTCATCGAGGAGTGCGAGGCCGGGGGAGCGGTCCTCATGGCCAGCCACGACCCCGAGCTCGTGGCCGCCGCGGCCACCCGCGTGCTGCTCGTGGGCCATAACACCCGCCTCATGGGCGTGGAGGAGGGCGTGGCCGCCATGAGGCAGGGGGAGTGA
- a CDS encoding DUF6297 family protein: MGGPGGTAAPSGHGGPDDEARPQPPAAPPAVTPTAPLPEIPPSPAALPDGAATPDGTALRRWTRNRIRLREGARGRLRTLERLYTALLYVLVLGAILVPHLRGLSAHGARTAGGTVLHLDPAWALAALACAIGSLVLGPLRRLGPVCLRPHEVSWLLPMPGQRRGLLAPVARALAGLALAAGALAGLGAGLASGAGLPIVAAWSALMGIMAVGGMMALIGAQLRGRPVTWAWALPTCAMVAVGLVLPSWRAPWLGPVLLAAVVPGALGVAAAWRAVSARLGRLEDRELIEVSSRAYSAQASALCLDTRALGRLLGAPPRMPAGPSAMGLAAAGRSLPRPVRVMLVVAQADALLLARSPRRWIQLGMGLVVAGLPWATGATHPVVAGAAHLVGAWLAVLTVAEPARRAWFDAGADDQLPAGPLVVRGGHLLAPAAVMTLWALVAAAPLAASSRPGLVLATALLAGVGWAGAALRTGFRRIPDFSAAPISTPGGMVPPWISEVIIAGYEAALLVSLPTALLAAGAGPNPLLLVIQAVVSTGVVAWGISEGGSQR; this comes from the coding sequence ATGGGCGGCCCTGGCGGGACGGCTGCGCCCAGCGGTCATGGCGGGCCCGACGACGAGGCCCGCCCCCAGCCGCCGGCGGCGCCGCCGGCCGTGACGCCGACGGCGCCCCTGCCCGAGATCCCGCCCTCGCCCGCCGCCCTGCCCGATGGCGCCGCCACGCCCGACGGCACGGCGCTGCGCAGGTGGACCCGGAACCGCATCCGCTTGCGCGAGGGCGCCCGTGGCAGACTCAGGACCCTGGAGCGCCTCTACACGGCGCTGCTCTACGTTCTGGTCCTGGGAGCGATCCTGGTGCCCCACCTCCGGGGCCTGTCCGCACATGGGGCCCGCACCGCGGGAGGTACTGTCCTGCACCTGGACCCCGCCTGGGCCCTGGCGGCCCTGGCGTGCGCGATCGGCAGCCTGGTCCTGGGGCCCCTGCGGCGCCTGGGCCCGGTGTGCCTGCGGCCCCATGAGGTGTCCTGGCTGCTGCCCATGCCCGGGCAGCGCAGGGGGCTGCTGGCGCCCGTGGCCCGCGCGCTGGCCGGCCTCGCCCTGGCAGCGGGGGCCCTGGCGGGCCTGGGGGCTGGCCTGGCCTCCGGTGCGGGGCTGCCCATCGTGGCGGCCTGGAGCGCCCTCATGGGCATCATGGCGGTGGGCGGCATGATGGCGCTCATCGGCGCCCAGCTGCGGGGCCGCCCGGTGACCTGGGCCTGGGCACTGCCCACCTGTGCGATGGTGGCGGTGGGACTGGTCCTGCCCTCCTGGCGCGCCCCCTGGCTGGGGCCGGTGCTGCTCGCGGCGGTGGTCCCCGGGGCGCTGGGCGTGGCGGCCGCCTGGCGGGCGGTCTCGGCACGCTTGGGACGGCTTGAGGACCGTGAGCTGATCGAGGTCTCCTCGCGCGCCTACAGCGCCCAGGCCTCCGCCCTGTGCCTGGACACCCGTGCGCTGGGCCGGCTCCTGGGCGCCCCGCCGCGCATGCCGGCCGGTCCCAGCGCCATGGGCCTGGCGGCCGCGGGCAGGTCCCTGCCCCGCCCGGTGCGGGTGATGCTGGTGGTGGCCCAGGCCGACGCGCTGCTGCTGGCCCGCTCACCCCGGCGGTGGATCCAGTTGGGCATGGGCCTGGTGGTGGCGGGGCTGCCCTGGGCGACCGGTGCCACCCACCCGGTGGTCGCCGGCGCCGCCCACCTGGTGGGGGCGTGGCTGGCGGTCCTGACCGTGGCCGAGCCGGCGCGACGGGCCTGGTTCGACGCCGGTGCCGACGATCAGCTGCCCGCGGGCCCCCTGGTGGTGCGCGGGGGCCACCTGCTGGCGCCCGCGGCGGTGATGACCCTGTGGGCACTGGTCGCCGCCGCGCCGCTGGCGGCGTCATCGCGTCCCGGCCTGGTCCTGGCCACGGCGCTGCTGGCGGGAGTGGGCTGGGCGGGCGCGGCGCTGCGCACCGGCTTCAGGAGGATCCCTGACTTCTCCGCCGCTCCGATCAGCACCCCTGGCGGGATGGTTCCCCCGTGGATCAGCGAGGTGATCATCGCCGGCTACGAGGCGGCCCTGCTGGTGAGCCT